In Cervus elaphus chromosome 7, mCerEla1.1, whole genome shotgun sequence, the following proteins share a genomic window:
- the H1-6 gene encoding histone H1t, giving the protein MSETVPAAPADQVPVSMAKPPARKRGKKPVGLTGVNRKTASASVSKLITEALSVSQERTGMSLAALKKALAAAGYNVEKNNSRIKLGLKGLVTKGILVQTRGTGASGSFKLSKKAAPELNKGRVKKRASAKSKKLVLSRDSKSPKNGKTNKRAKKPRTTAAQKAARNGQKAKRTKDKQQRKSPAKARAGKPKTGNPKLTQQKTNTRKATTKK; this is encoded by the coding sequence atgtCTGAGACGGTGCCTGCCGCTCCAGCCGACCAGGTTCCGGTTTCCATGGCGAAACCTCCAGCTAGGAAGCGGGGAAAGAAGCCGGTTGGCTTGACGGGTGTGAATCGGAAGACAGCAAGCGCATCAGTGTCCAAGTTGATTACTGAGGCGCTTTCAGTCTCCCAGGAGAGAACTGGTATGTCCTTGGCTGCGCTGAAAAAAGCGCTAGCAGCCGCAGGTTACAACGTGGAGAAAAACAACAGTCGCATCAAGCTGGGTCTCAAAGGCCTGGTGACCAAGGGGATCCTGGTTCAGACTAGGGGTACCGGTGCGTCTGGCTCTTTCAAGCTCAGCAAGAAGGCTGCTCCTGAGCTTAATAAGGGAAGAGTCAAAAAACGTGCTTCTGCGAAGAGTAAGAAGCTGGTCTTATCCAGAGATTCAAAGTCTCCGAAGAATGGCAAAACCAACAAAAGAGCTAAGAAGCCGAGGACCACGGCGGCTCAGAAGGCTGCTAGGAACGGGCAAAAAGCTAAAAGAACCAAAGACAAGCAACAACGGAAGAGCCCAGCGAAGGCCAGGGCAGGAAAGCCCAAAACTGGGAATCCTAAGTTGACCCAGCAGAAAACTAATACTAGGAAAGCAACAACCAAGAAGTAA